A genomic segment from Anas acuta chromosome 29, bAnaAcu1.1, whole genome shotgun sequence encodes:
- the NAB2 gene encoding NGFI-A-binding protein 2 isoform X2, whose protein sequence is MAVPRTLGELQLYRVLQRANLLGYYETFIQQGGDDVQQLCEAGEEEFLEIMALVGMATKPLHVRRLQKALREWASNPGLFSQPVSAVPVSSIPLFKLSEAGGRKSLSNGHASPSEATGKGGSSTGTPPARSPTDPGEKLSPSAAPPWPGRSTPESEGGGDEEPGGPPFSPGGSSGEQPVGAEALEPELVQTVAESVERLLQSCPRGGDAELRALMKLNKKLAKAVGHIFQLEDGDRHKEEEIRRHSAIYGRGEARRREGKQLTLHELIINEAAAQFCLRDNSLLLRRVELFSLSRQVARESTYLSSLKVARTQPEESGASVAKRLKQEVGEQSRPEPLQLPVEPHTAPYRASLEEDAASLSGESLDSHLQAGACPRLTPPPSVAPDVPLGLPPHGLWSRHILQQTLMDEGLRLARLVSHERVGRLSPCLPGKPPGPEFEDGLAERGPPPPPEPPRGTIKVEQETSRQ, encoded by the exons ATGGCCGTGCCCCGCAcgctgggggagctgcagctgtACCGGGTGCTGCAACGCGCCAACCTGCTGGGCTACTACGAGACCTTCATCCAGCAAGGGGGGGACGACGTGCAGCAGCTCTGCGAGGCGGGCGAGGAGGAGTTCCTGGAGATCATGGCGCTGGTGGGCATGGCCACCAAGCCCCTGCACGTCCGCCGCCTCCAGAAGGCCCTGCGGGAGTGGGCCTCCAACCCGGGGCTCTTCAGCCAGCCCGTCTCGGCCGTGCCCGTCAGCAGCATCCCCCTCTTCAAGCTCTCCGAGGCCGGCGGGCGCAAATCGCTCAGCAACGGGCACGCCAGCCCCAGCGAGGCCACGGGCAaggggggcagcagcacagggacgCCCCCGGCCCGCAGCCCCACGGATCCGGGGGAGAAGCTGTCACCCTCGGCGGCACCACCGTGGCCGGGGAGGAGCACCCCGGAGTCGGAGGGTGGCGGGGATGAAGAGCCGGGGGgcccccccttctccccaggCGGGAGCAGCGGCGAGCAGCCGGTGGGCGCCGAGGCGTTGGAGCCGGAGCTGGTGCAGACGGTGGCGGAGAGCGTGGAGcggctcctgcagagctgcccccgGGGCGGCGACGCCGAGCTGCGGGCGCTCATGAAGCTCAACAAGAAGCTGGCCAAAGCCGTGGGGCACATCTTCCAGCTGGAGGATGGCGACCGGCACAAGGAGGAGGAGATCCGTCGGCACAGCGCGATCTACGGTCGCGGCGAGGCCCGGCGCCGTGAAGGCAAGCAGCTCACCCTGCATGAG CTGATCATCAACGAGGCGGCCGCCCAGTTCTGCCTGCGGGACAActcgctgctgctgcggcgCGTCGAGCTCTTCTCGCTCTCGCGGCAGGTCGCGCGGGAGAGCACCTACCTGTCCTCGCTCAAGGTGGCCAG GACGCAGCCCGAGGAGAGCGGAGCCTCCGTGGCCAAGCGGCTCAAGCAGGAG GTGGGCGAGCAGAGCCGCCCGgagcccctgcagctgcccgTGGAGCCCCACACGGCCCCGTACCGTGCCAGCCTGGAGGAGGACGCGGCCAGCCTCTCCGGGGAGAGCCTCGACAGCCACTTGCAGG CGGGGGCTTGTCCCCGGCTGACGCCCCCACCCAGCGTGGCCCCTGACGTGCCCCTCGGCCTCCCCCCGCACGGGCTCTGGAGCCGCCACATCCTCCAGCAGACGCTGATGGACGAGGGGCTGCGCTTGGCCCGCTTGGTCTCGCACGAGCGCGTGGGGCggctcagcccctgcctccccGGGAAGCCCCCGGGACCAG agTTCGAGGACGGGCTGGCAGAGCGGggccccccgcctccccccgagcccccccgtggCACCATCAAGGTGGAGCAGGAGACCAGCCGGCAGTGA
- the NAB2 gene encoding NGFI-A-binding protein 2 isoform X1, with amino-acid sequence MAVPRTLGELQLYRVLQRANLLGYYETFIQQGGDDVQQLCEAGEEEFLEIMALVGMATKPLHVRRLQKALREWASNPGLFSQPVSAVPVSSIPLFKLSEAGGRKSLSNGHASPSEATGKGGSSTGTPPARSPTDPGEKLSPSAAPPWPGRSTPESEGGGDEEPGGPPFSPGGSSGEQPVGAEALEPELVQTVAESVERLLQSCPRGGDAELRALMKLNKKLAKAVGHIFQLEDGDRHKEEEIRRHSAIYGRGEARRREGKQLTLHELIINEAAAQFCLRDNSLLLRRVELFSLSRQVARESTYLSSLKVARTQPEESGASVAKRLKQEVGEQSRPEPLQLPVEPHTAPYRASLEEDAASLSGESLDSHLQAAGACPRLTPPPSVAPDVPLGLPPHGLWSRHILQQTLMDEGLRLARLVSHERVGRLSPCLPGKPPGPEFEDGLAERGPPPPPEPPRGTIKVEQETSRQ; translated from the exons ATGGCCGTGCCCCGCAcgctgggggagctgcagctgtACCGGGTGCTGCAACGCGCCAACCTGCTGGGCTACTACGAGACCTTCATCCAGCAAGGGGGGGACGACGTGCAGCAGCTCTGCGAGGCGGGCGAGGAGGAGTTCCTGGAGATCATGGCGCTGGTGGGCATGGCCACCAAGCCCCTGCACGTCCGCCGCCTCCAGAAGGCCCTGCGGGAGTGGGCCTCCAACCCGGGGCTCTTCAGCCAGCCCGTCTCGGCCGTGCCCGTCAGCAGCATCCCCCTCTTCAAGCTCTCCGAGGCCGGCGGGCGCAAATCGCTCAGCAACGGGCACGCCAGCCCCAGCGAGGCCACGGGCAaggggggcagcagcacagggacgCCCCCGGCCCGCAGCCCCACGGATCCGGGGGAGAAGCTGTCACCCTCGGCGGCACCACCGTGGCCGGGGAGGAGCACCCCGGAGTCGGAGGGTGGCGGGGATGAAGAGCCGGGGGgcccccccttctccccaggCGGGAGCAGCGGCGAGCAGCCGGTGGGCGCCGAGGCGTTGGAGCCGGAGCTGGTGCAGACGGTGGCGGAGAGCGTGGAGcggctcctgcagagctgcccccgGGGCGGCGACGCCGAGCTGCGGGCGCTCATGAAGCTCAACAAGAAGCTGGCCAAAGCCGTGGGGCACATCTTCCAGCTGGAGGATGGCGACCGGCACAAGGAGGAGGAGATCCGTCGGCACAGCGCGATCTACGGTCGCGGCGAGGCCCGGCGCCGTGAAGGCAAGCAGCTCACCCTGCATGAG CTGATCATCAACGAGGCGGCCGCCCAGTTCTGCCTGCGGGACAActcgctgctgctgcggcgCGTCGAGCTCTTCTCGCTCTCGCGGCAGGTCGCGCGGGAGAGCACCTACCTGTCCTCGCTCAAGGTGGCCAG GACGCAGCCCGAGGAGAGCGGAGCCTCCGTGGCCAAGCGGCTCAAGCAGGAG GTGGGCGAGCAGAGCCGCCCGgagcccctgcagctgcccgTGGAGCCCCACACGGCCCCGTACCGTGCCAGCCTGGAGGAGGACGCGGCCAGCCTCTCCGGGGAGAGCCTCGACAGCCACTTGCAGG CAGCGGGGGCTTGTCCCCGGCTGACGCCCCCACCCAGCGTGGCCCCTGACGTGCCCCTCGGCCTCCCCCCGCACGGGCTCTGGAGCCGCCACATCCTCCAGCAGACGCTGATGGACGAGGGGCTGCGCTTGGCCCGCTTGGTCTCGCACGAGCGCGTGGGGCggctcagcccctgcctccccGGGAAGCCCCCGGGACCAG agTTCGAGGACGGGCTGGCAGAGCGGggccccccgcctccccccgagcccccccgtggCACCATCAAGGTGGAGCAGGAGACCAGCCGGCAGTGA
- the STAT6 gene encoding signal transducer and activator of transcription 6 isoform X2 encodes MSLWNIVSHMPPEEFSSLFAEFPRNLRCLLADWLENQPWEFINGSDAFCTSVASGMLSAMLEKLRSAASSDGQQCQILQQVSNIESTYRRDPLRLVAVLKAILEGEKAAVLKRDRHLPLSFHRRQEELKFSLGLQRLQHRIHEIQALRERSSQLRDGSAASLPLNPQLKTEPKAPESELPTLILEATKELEVAKQQVLKRIQIWKRQQQLAGNGAVFEENLAPLQKRCESLVEVYFQLHQQVMAASTELGPELLPRLLERFNEVLSSLVKSSFLVEKQPPQVLKTQTKFQASVRFLLGPQLLKASTKPYMVRADMVTEKQARELALSAYGNTLSESTGEIMHNVVALETNPTSGTCCANFKNVLLKKIKRCERKGSESVTEEKCAVLFSTTVALSPSNLTVHLQVLSLPIVVIVHGNQDNNAKATVLWDNAFSEIDRVPFVVAERVPWEKMCDTLNLKFMAEVQTTKGLLKEHYFFLAQKIFNDHSASLEDFQSRSVSWAQFNKEILPGRGFTFWQWFDGVLDLTKRCLKSYWSDRLIIGFISKQYVCKLLSTEPDGTFLLRFSDSEIGGVTIAHVIRGKDGSSQVENIQPFSAKDLSIRSLGDRIRDLGQLRNLYPNTPKDQAFGSHYNKEQTGKDGRGYVSTAIKMTVESERDQQPQSTAGGGPEPPQAQMFSLPVLQQELRPENLQSVLSPICPPAPFCSQPMPSYPAGESNMNMMVPEGMGSSFPSTSPMLSSSMVMDPALPPRCQDLAFRNPMSFMTNQYMPGEASQLLPGGPSPEPRDEEMPELAPFTPMDAPLQSSPRWMAPSMDLPPSSEFDQFLQEMSLESPALCPPFTPPLQRSGYPSPNASCWGLGESRWDDSVRPGHA; translated from the exons ATGTCCCTCTGGAACATCGTCTCCCACATGCCGCCGGAGGAGTTCAGCAGCCTCTTCGCAGAGTTTCCCCGCAACCTGCGTTGCCTCCTGGCTGACTGGCTGGAGAACCAGCCCTG ggAGTTCATCAATGGCTCCGACGCCTTCTGCACCAGCGTGGCCAGCGGGATGCTCTCGGCCATGCTGGAGAAGCTCCGCAGTGCCGCCAGCAGCGATGGGCAGCAGTGCCAGATCCTCCAGCAAGTCAGCAACATTGAG AGCACGTACCGGCGGGACCCGCTGCGGCTGGTGGCTGTCCTGAAGGCGATCCTGGAGGGCGAGAAGGCCGCCGTGCTCAAGAGG GACCGCCACCTGCCCCTCAGCTTCCACCGGCGGCAGGAGGAGCTCAAGTTCAGCCTGGGCCTGCAGCGGCTGCAGCACCGCATCCACGAGATCCAGGCGCTGCGGGAGCGCAGCTCGCAGCTGCGGGACGGCTCCgcag cctctctgccGCTGAACCCACAGCTGAAGACAGAACCGAAAGCTCCGGAGAGC gagctgcccacCCTGATCCTGGAGGCCACGAAAGAGCTGGAGGTGGCCAAGCAGCAGGTCCTGAAGAGGATCCAGATTtggaagaggcagcagcagctggcaggaaaCGGGGCGGTCTTCGAGGAGAACCTAGCACCGCTGCAGAAGAG GTGTGAGAGCCTGGTCGAGGTTTATTTCCAGCTGCACCAGCAGGTGATGGCAGCGAGCACAGAGCTGGGGCCCGAGCTGCTGCCCCGGCTCCTGGAGCGCTTCAACGAGGTTTTATCCAGCCTGGTCAAGAG ctccttcctggtGGAGAAACAGCCCCCGCAGGTGCTGAAGACCCAGACCAAGTTCCAGGCGAGCGTCCGGTTCCTGCTGGGCCCCCAGCTGCTGAAGGCGTCCACCAAGCCCTACATGGTGCGGGCCGACATGGTGACGGAGAAGCAGGCGCGGGAGCTGGCGCTCAGTGCCTACGGCAACACCCTGAG CGAGAGCACGGGGGAGATCATGCACAACGTGGTGGCCCTGGAGACCAACCCCACCAGCGGGACCTGCTGTGCCAACTTCAAGAACGTG CTGCTGAAGAAGATAAAGCGCTGCGAGCGGAAGGGGTCCGAGTCGGTGACGGAGGAGAAATGCGCCGTCCTGTTCAGCACCACCGTGGCCCTGAGCCCCAGCAACCTCACTGTGCACCTCCAG GTCCTGTCTCTGCCCATCGTGGTCATCGTCCACGGGAACCAGGACAACAACGCCAAAGCCACCGTGCTGTGGGACAACGCCTTCTCGGAGATC GACCGCGTGCCCTTCGTGGTGGCCGAGCGGGTGCCGTGGGAGAAGATGTGCGATACCCTGAACCTGAAGTTCATGGCAGAGGTGCAGACCACCAAGGGGCTTCTCAAGGAGCACTACTTCTTCCTGGCCCAGAAGATCTTCAATGACCACAGTGCCAGCCTGGAGGACTTCCAGAGCCGCAGTGTCTCCTGGGCCCAGTTCAACAAG GAGATCCTGCCCGGCCGGGGATTCACCTTCTGGCAGTGGTTTGACGGAGTCCTCGACCTCACCAAGAGATGCCTCAAAAGTTACTGGTCGGACAG GCTCATCATCGGCTTCATCAGCAAGCAGTACGTCTGCAAGCTCCTGAGCACAGAGCCCGACGGGACCTTCCTGCTCCGCTTCAGCGACTCGGAGATTGGGGGCGTCACCATCGCTCACGTCATTCGGGGCAAGGACG GCTCCAGCCAGGTGGAGAACATCCAGCCCTTCTCCGCCAAGGACCTGTCCATCCGATCCCTCGGCGACCGCATCCGGGACCTGGGGCAGCTCCGCAACCTCTACCCCAACACCCCCAAGGACCAGGCGTTTGGCAGCCACTACAACA AAGAGCAGACGGGCAAGGACGGCCGCGGCTACGTCTCCACCGCCATCAAGATGACGGTGGAAAGCGAGAG GGaccagcagccccagagcactgcaggggggggccccgagcccccccagGCTCAGATGTTCAGCCTGCCCGTGCTGCAGCAAGAGCTGCGCCCCGAGAACCTGCAGTCGGTGCTCAGCCCCATCTG cccccctgctcccttctgctcccagcccatGCCCAGCTACCCCGCGGGTGAGAGCAACATGAACATGATGGTCCCCGAGGGCATGGGGTCCTCCTTCCCCAG CACCTCACCGATGCTCTCATCGTCCATGGTCATGGACCCTGCGCTGCCGCCCCGCTGCCAAGACCTTGCCTTCAGGAACCCTAT GAGCTTTATGACCAACCAGTACATGCCCGGGGAggcctcccagctgctgcccggAGGCCCCTCGCCAGAGCCGCGGGATGAGGAGATGCCCGAGCTGGCCCCGTTCACGCCGATGGACGCGCCGCTGCAGAGCTCCCCAAGGTG GATGGCGCCCAGCATGGACCTGCCGCCCAGCTCGGAGTTCGACCAGTTCCTCCAGGAGATGTCCCTGGAGAGCCCCGCGCTCTGCCCCCCCTTCACGCCCCCCCTGCAGCGCAGTGGATACCCCAGCCCCAACGCTtcgtgctgggggctgggggagtcCCGGTGGGATGACAGCGTGCGGCCGGGGCACGCgtga
- the STAT6 gene encoding signal transducer and activator of transcription 6 isoform X1 has product MSLWNIVSHMPPEEFSSLFAEFPRNLRCLLADWLENQPWEFINGSDAFCTSVASGMLSAMLEKLRSAASSDGQQCQILQQVSNIESTYRRDPLRLVAVLKAILEGEKAAVLKRDRHLPLSFHRRQEELKFSLGLQRLQHRIHEIQALRERSSQLRDGSAASLPLNPQLKTEPKAPESELPTLILEATKELEVAKQQVLKRIQIWKRQQQLAGNGAVFEENLAPLQKRCESLVEVYFQLHQQVMAASTELGPELLPRLLERFNEVLSSLVKSSFLVEKQPPQVLKTQTKFQASVRFLLGPQLLKASTKPYMVRADMVTEKQARELALSAYGNTLSESTGEIMHNVVALETNPTSGTCCANFKNVLLKKIKRCERKGSESVTEEKCAVLFSTTVALSPSNLTVHLQVLSLPIVVIVHGNQDNNAKATVLWDNAFSEIDRVPFVVAERVPWEKMCDTLNLKFMAEVQTTKGLLKEHYFFLAQKIFNDHSASLEDFQSRSVSWAQFNKEILPGRGFTFWQWFDGVLDLTKRCLKSYWSDRLIIGFISKQYVCKLLSTEPDGTFLLRFSDSEIGGVTIAHVIRGKDGSSQVENIQPFSAKDLSIRSLGDRIRDLGQLRNLYPNTPKDQAFGSHYNKEQTGKDGRGYVSTAIKMTVESERDQQPQSTAGGGPEPPQAQMFSLPVLQQELRPENLQSVLSPICPPAPFCSQPMPSYPAGESNMNMMVPEGMGSSFPSTSPMLSSSMVMDPALPPRCQDLAFRNPMSFMTNQYMPGEASQLLPGGPSPEPRDEEMPELAPFTPMDAPLQSSPRMAPSMDLPPSSEFDQFLQEMSLESPALCPPFTPPLQRSGYPSPNASCWGLGESRWDDSVRPGHA; this is encoded by the exons ATGTCCCTCTGGAACATCGTCTCCCACATGCCGCCGGAGGAGTTCAGCAGCCTCTTCGCAGAGTTTCCCCGCAACCTGCGTTGCCTCCTGGCTGACTGGCTGGAGAACCAGCCCTG ggAGTTCATCAATGGCTCCGACGCCTTCTGCACCAGCGTGGCCAGCGGGATGCTCTCGGCCATGCTGGAGAAGCTCCGCAGTGCCGCCAGCAGCGATGGGCAGCAGTGCCAGATCCTCCAGCAAGTCAGCAACATTGAG AGCACGTACCGGCGGGACCCGCTGCGGCTGGTGGCTGTCCTGAAGGCGATCCTGGAGGGCGAGAAGGCCGCCGTGCTCAAGAGG GACCGCCACCTGCCCCTCAGCTTCCACCGGCGGCAGGAGGAGCTCAAGTTCAGCCTGGGCCTGCAGCGGCTGCAGCACCGCATCCACGAGATCCAGGCGCTGCGGGAGCGCAGCTCGCAGCTGCGGGACGGCTCCgcag cctctctgccGCTGAACCCACAGCTGAAGACAGAACCGAAAGCTCCGGAGAGC gagctgcccacCCTGATCCTGGAGGCCACGAAAGAGCTGGAGGTGGCCAAGCAGCAGGTCCTGAAGAGGATCCAGATTtggaagaggcagcagcagctggcaggaaaCGGGGCGGTCTTCGAGGAGAACCTAGCACCGCTGCAGAAGAG GTGTGAGAGCCTGGTCGAGGTTTATTTCCAGCTGCACCAGCAGGTGATGGCAGCGAGCACAGAGCTGGGGCCCGAGCTGCTGCCCCGGCTCCTGGAGCGCTTCAACGAGGTTTTATCCAGCCTGGTCAAGAG ctccttcctggtGGAGAAACAGCCCCCGCAGGTGCTGAAGACCCAGACCAAGTTCCAGGCGAGCGTCCGGTTCCTGCTGGGCCCCCAGCTGCTGAAGGCGTCCACCAAGCCCTACATGGTGCGGGCCGACATGGTGACGGAGAAGCAGGCGCGGGAGCTGGCGCTCAGTGCCTACGGCAACACCCTGAG CGAGAGCACGGGGGAGATCATGCACAACGTGGTGGCCCTGGAGACCAACCCCACCAGCGGGACCTGCTGTGCCAACTTCAAGAACGTG CTGCTGAAGAAGATAAAGCGCTGCGAGCGGAAGGGGTCCGAGTCGGTGACGGAGGAGAAATGCGCCGTCCTGTTCAGCACCACCGTGGCCCTGAGCCCCAGCAACCTCACTGTGCACCTCCAG GTCCTGTCTCTGCCCATCGTGGTCATCGTCCACGGGAACCAGGACAACAACGCCAAAGCCACCGTGCTGTGGGACAACGCCTTCTCGGAGATC GACCGCGTGCCCTTCGTGGTGGCCGAGCGGGTGCCGTGGGAGAAGATGTGCGATACCCTGAACCTGAAGTTCATGGCAGAGGTGCAGACCACCAAGGGGCTTCTCAAGGAGCACTACTTCTTCCTGGCCCAGAAGATCTTCAATGACCACAGTGCCAGCCTGGAGGACTTCCAGAGCCGCAGTGTCTCCTGGGCCCAGTTCAACAAG GAGATCCTGCCCGGCCGGGGATTCACCTTCTGGCAGTGGTTTGACGGAGTCCTCGACCTCACCAAGAGATGCCTCAAAAGTTACTGGTCGGACAG GCTCATCATCGGCTTCATCAGCAAGCAGTACGTCTGCAAGCTCCTGAGCACAGAGCCCGACGGGACCTTCCTGCTCCGCTTCAGCGACTCGGAGATTGGGGGCGTCACCATCGCTCACGTCATTCGGGGCAAGGACG GCTCCAGCCAGGTGGAGAACATCCAGCCCTTCTCCGCCAAGGACCTGTCCATCCGATCCCTCGGCGACCGCATCCGGGACCTGGGGCAGCTCCGCAACCTCTACCCCAACACCCCCAAGGACCAGGCGTTTGGCAGCCACTACAACA AAGAGCAGACGGGCAAGGACGGCCGCGGCTACGTCTCCACCGCCATCAAGATGACGGTGGAAAGCGAGAG GGaccagcagccccagagcactgcaggggggggccccgagcccccccagGCTCAGATGTTCAGCCTGCCCGTGCTGCAGCAAGAGCTGCGCCCCGAGAACCTGCAGTCGGTGCTCAGCCCCATCTG cccccctgctcccttctgctcccagcccatGCCCAGCTACCCCGCGGGTGAGAGCAACATGAACATGATGGTCCCCGAGGGCATGGGGTCCTCCTTCCCCAG CACCTCACCGATGCTCTCATCGTCCATGGTCATGGACCCTGCGCTGCCGCCCCGCTGCCAAGACCTTGCCTTCAGGAACCCTAT GAGCTTTATGACCAACCAGTACATGCCCGGGGAggcctcccagctgctgcccggAGGCCCCTCGCCAGAGCCGCGGGATGAGGAGATGCCCGAGCTGGCCCCGTTCACGCCGATGGACGCGCCGCTGCAGAGCTCCCCAAG GATGGCGCCCAGCATGGACCTGCCGCCCAGCTCGGAGTTCGACCAGTTCCTCCAGGAGATGTCCCTGGAGAGCCCCGCGCTCTGCCCCCCCTTCACGCCCCCCCTGCAGCGCAGTGGATACCCCAGCCCCAACGCTtcgtgctgggggctgggggagtcCCGGTGGGATGACAGCGTGCGGCCGGGGCACGCgtga